The DNA window GAAACAAGTATTTAAAACAATCAGTCACATTTTGAGGCTAGATTAAGGATCAAAAGCTCTAAATTTGATCACATACCTTATTAGCCTGAATGAGATGGAAGTTTTTCCCATAAACACGGTAGCCATTCTCAAAGTTCCTACACTCCTCCTCGCTCCAAGAACACAGCTCCTCTAAAAGCAGTAGGTACACAGAGAACTGAGATCCTGCAAACTAGTTCAGGTTAAGCACATGTTATTGATAACAAAAATCATTCGCCTCCTGCTGAAAATCTACCAGCACACTTCTAAGCTAGAGCGCCACAACTCAACACAATCAAGTTTTGTGGTGGAATAAAGTCACAGGCTTTTGGGAAAACGACATGGTTTTACTGCACATGTACCATAGAAATATAGCTAAAGAATAGCTAAAGTACAGTGGAAACCACTGACAAAAGCGgcgcaacatttttaaattcactttCTTACACTAAATCATACTTAACATTTCCACCTCTTCTCCgttaggattaccaaaattatttatatttgcaaaatGGCAGAATTAttgtgagtgttttttttttttaggatttcttttttaattgagGAGTTTACATAAAAGCAGCCTATCATTCAAAAAATCTGGGAAAACCGAGTTGATGATGTAACGGTTTTGAAAGCTTCTGATAGGTTTATTCACAGCATTTAGATTAGAAGGAGATACACCCATGGATATATGTAAGGCATTACTTCAAACCAAATTATTCCCTGTGTGACATTATGAAAAATACatgtcatcatcatcacaacaaaaaccttgtgtgaaaatatttactaaaaataaatattgctgaTGAAGACATCATCAAGTTTAAGCTTGGGCACAAACTGGTATTCCAAACGGTAAATGGCCTAAAGTATACAGTCTGACAAGTTACAAAGTCAAACATCCTGTTATAAGCGTATATAGtttcataaagtaaaagtgagtCATGGCTTTTAAAGAAGTCTCAATATATCTCTTTCACATGAGACTCAttgttctttaatttattttgaaacaaagtgttttaattCTATGTGCAGCCGCACATCTGGAATGAGTTCCTGAAAAACAGCcagtgagggtttttttttttttttaaacctgttaAACAGGTTAttctttttcctccaaaatGAATACAGCAGATATAAACCGTGAACCACCTTTCAAGCTGACGGCCAGTCGGGAAGCAGATTCTATTAAGCAAATGATAAAAGAGCAAATGGTCTAAATGGTCACAAACATTAGAACTTTGCTAAAGTTTAACAGTGCTGTTAGGTTTAACTATGTGGTTCAATACTAGGTGCTTCCATGAATAGGATCGTACAAATcagatcacataaaaaaaaaagtcatccaTGACAACAGGAAGAGTCTTACCACTGAATACTTTCACATTGAAACGTAACCGTCTCAGTGCTTCTTCTGCATTGAAGTTGCATTTCACTAGTTCATACAGTGCCTGAATGTTGAGCCAGAAAGAAGGCAGAAATCAAAACTTAATcccacatgacaaaaaaaattaactaataaCGACTCCTGCTACATTATCCCAGTTCCTTTGGCTTGTTTAGCAAACAAACaatattatacattttaatgcaGTCACCTACAGCTGCAGGCAGTGGTGATGTGAATAGCATAAAATGCCACACTGATGATGTACCTGCTCATTGTCTTGGATAGTGGCCGTTTGGGTCCATACCGCCCCCTCCTTGCCACCAAGTCTCTGTACATTCTGCAAAAATTTCTCTACTTCCTGTACAGGCAAAACCCCAGGCCTCCACAGCACCTGGTCGTCGTGGTTGTAAGCTGGAGGAGCGAAAGCAGAAGAGGAAGATGGAAATTGTGAGAATGATGACAGGTCTGTGCGTAGCAGTCTCTTCTTTTATACTAAGTTTCTAATTTTTAGAATCTCTACAGATAAATACTTATGGTACAATGTCTACAAGGTCTACTCAACAAATGCACTCCACAAACAATCATTTTCACCTCTCTCCTCAGATAAATGTGGATTTATTGGTGGGATTTTTGCTTGATACATGGAGCCGACCATGATTtcctgtagaaaaaaaaacaataaaatggttCAAATCTGAGCATTCACTACAAGATGAAGATGATCTTAGAAACACTGGATTAAAGCAGGGTTTACATAACAGTCCAAGAGTCTGATAAAATGCAGCTAGATTTGGTCTATATTAGTTGTGGAAAAATAagaactaataaataaatacatgtgaaaagctcattTCTGACTGGTTCAGTACCATGCTGACACTATTTCAGATCCACAATGTCACAAACTCATTCAAGTCCAATGTTActatattttaaatggattagcTTTACTTTCAGTGAGGAACAACTGTTAttgcatccatccatcgtctaacacccttgtccctagtggggtcaggaggggtgctggtgcccatctccagcgaacctttcgggcgagaggcggggtcacactggacaggtcgccagtctgtcgcagggcaacacagagacagacaggacaaacaaccatgcacacacacacacacacctagggagaatttagaaagaccaattaacctaatagtcatgtttttggactgtgggaggaagccagagtacccggagagaacccatgcatgcacagggagaacatgcaaaactccatacagaaagaccctgggccgggaatcgaacccaggaccttcttgctgcaaggcaacagtgctactaactgcgccactgtgcaaatatttgaaaatatatcattacaatgtttttaaaagtaatatttgTAGACAGTATACACAATAGAAATGATCAATAAAGAAattaacaaaaccaaacaacaccatatttttaaaaaaaaccctgtgaTCACTGAAAGAAATTATAGGacaaactaaaattcaaatgttgctgacatgttttttgtctttccactggtattttgtgtctttatgtAGAAGCACAAATTAGTTTTTCcttcatatatattttaattatattgcCGTCAAATGAAGATAACTGTAGCTGATAATTTGAGTATCTAATTGAATAAAGAATCCTAATATTTCACACACCTCATAAATACCAGTCATTTTAAAGTTACAGAGTCTAGAATTACATTTGAACTAAAAGGTGTAATAGAAAGAGTTTTCGCCTTTGGCGTTGCACCATGGGacctatttttgtttattgccAGTGGAGGCTCACCTGACGTTTTAAATATGCAGCATTGTGTATTTGTAGATGCATAAATATTTAGAGCCtaattttattgatctttttgTGATGCCGGAGGTGGCACTCATTTATATAATTAAGAGTTTTAAGAGTCAAACCTTATTTCCAAGTTGTTTTTTGGTCGAAATTAATCTGTAAGTAAATTAAAAGGCAtttttggagggaaaaaaaatcatttagaaATAATGCATTACTTGACAAAAAGAATCTGAAGAATGAGAGGACTTTCATTCAGATATTTGGCCCACACTTCATCTACAGCTACATAGAGAAGGACTTACTCATTTATCAATAAATCAGCAAAATTGATCCAAAAATTCCTACAAATGACATCTAATATTAACAATTCCATTATATATCCCATATCCCTGGAGTATGAACGTCTAGTAAAAAATAGACACATTTCTCTttgatatttatcaaaataGGAAATAGAAGAGAGCCTGCTATTCAAGTATGGCAGATACAGtttaaactgttaaatgttCCTTCTTATTTAGAGGTGaaacaatgaagaaaataaaaatatatgtgaaAACTGATGTATACCAACCTACCTTTTGTGGATAActacttttctgtaaaattcaaTCTCATGGTTTTTTTTGCTAATAGTCACAGTAATTCAGCGTATGCATATGTGTGTGACAgaaatctttcattttaattctgcTCTCTTTTAAAAAGGTTCAACAAAGGACTGAGTTTGCAAATTATCCTGTGGCTAGAAAACAAAAGTACCAAACCAAAGCTGTACTTGGGTTTTTAACATGTAACGTAGTTTAATGTGTTATcctcaataaaaaataaaccggAATTGAATTAAAATCTCCACTGCTTGCATATGTAAAATGCCCATATCACTATTTAGAACAATGAtacaaagatttaaaacaactgGACGTGTGATAAGTCTGAATGACTCCAGTTTATCTAGCCATTGCACAGTGACCAACTCAACATGATATCATTCTGAGTAGCTAACCTTGTGCTCTTCATTGGACGGAATAGAAGAATCATCAGTGTCGTCGTCTGATGAGCTGACAGTCGTCGCTTTGTATCCGtctgaaagagacagaaacgGCACAAAGAGGATTATTCAACCCTGAGCAGAATtcctcaaaaaagaaaaacatttccaaatcagCTGTGATGTCGAGCGAAACTGAACACCTCAAATACTTGAACTGTTGATGGAAAGGTTTTCTTCAATGtaagaaaaatgttagaaataagTGAAGAAAATTGTCCAAATATTAGATTAGAAATTATTACAAGCAAGCAGAGCCAAGTAATTGTTTggagatgaaaaatgtttccaaggAACACATCCAcaactcaaatgaaaaaaacaactagcTGTTTAGAAAAGTATAGAAATATTTATCtctacaaaataataatcaaaatagtGGTGAGGAAAATTTCAGCTTCCTttagggaaaaacaaaaatctaatctgtGAAATAAACATTATATATCAACGCAtcaaaaaaatggttttgacagaaaataacTATAGctcttttatttgaataaaaaggacaaaaccaaaaatacttttatcaaCACTTCTTTTGGTGTGAAAATCTTTATGGGTAATTAATCCTGTGTGTTACCCTGGAGGCTGGGCAGCAAATCTGAGGTGTTTGAGGAGGTGAGATCAAAGGCTGAAGCTTGTTTCTCTTTCTTGCCATGAAACAGGTCCTTCGTCTTCTGATCCTGTacaagacacaaaaaacaaacaacactaCAAAACTCTGCAGAACAATGATCAACCTTGTGTTTATTTGAAGCCAACCTTACAAGAAGCCACCTTGAAATTATCAAATGAACAAATGAGGAAGTGAAAATCTTATGTTGCAATGCTTTGAAATTGTCCTAatgttttggtgcatttctttaaTGTGATCGGCCGAATACACAAAAATCATGGATAGCCCAAGTAAATTGAGCCAATAACAAGAAACCCACAATCAGAACATCTATAGAGAAAGTTGTATAACACATGAATAACGGCACTAGTTGATATATGCTTTGGCTGAATCTCACCTTATCCAGGGTCATATCTGGCAGAGTGGTGGTTATAGGACATGTTTCCTTCTGTGGATTGGATACTTGATATCCATATAAAGCCAGTAGCTCCTCCAAGGGAAGCTCACTGACCTATAGGGGCAAATGAcagagaaaggagagaaaaaaaaaaaatacaacaatgtaATTTAATTCCACTTCAGCTTTAATTCcacaaaactgttttgttttcctaaaaaaaacagttgaaatatgacttttgattttcagtttctcaAGGACATTCATGACTTCTTAGGGAGCaaaatttgatataaatattttcacaatgtgTGGCCGAGAAGATTAATATATCaatatgtcatgtttttattttcaacaagtCGACCGAGCAGCAAAATGTAAGAATAGCTTTGGCGCAAAAGTGAGAAGTTGCAAACAAATCCAACACTGAGAGGGAAGTTCAGGCCAGCAGCACTTCATGTTCTTCATGCTGAAAAACTCCCAAAATACTGTAACTACAGTGaatggaaaaatatgtttgtatgtAAAGCTATACAGACCCAATCTGCTTTACAACATTACCTGTGTTCATTTAGTTTTGCAGGTATTTATTTCTGCCCTGAAAACAGTCCAAATTAGgtgattattttacaatatatgtaaatatatctatattgtggcacttaatttttttttaagcaagtGCAACCTATTGGATTTAGTTAATTCAGTCAAAAGATGTAAAACAATATCCATgcatgaattttatttaaaataaaattccaaacAATGGATAAAACGCACATTACGGCAAATTAATGGCATGTAGTTCAGGTGTTTCACAGCGGTTGGGACAAAGCTATGGCTCCGTCACAACGCTGACCAGAGCTGCGCCGTTTATTGCTTCTTTATTGCGTTCCCATTCCTCAGAGTTGCTGCTTGTGGTGCTGGGAAATTGCGGTCATTCCGCTCCAGAAGTTAAGAGGCGTTGCTCAAGATTAAACTTATAATTATGCGCCTCCAAACTGTGCAGCTCTCCGATAACACACGGCAATCCGCCGGTTCACTGGCttgattgaattttttttttttttttttttggagtttgcATTGACGTAAATCACGAGCCAATCAACAAAAGACGTCTCCTgaaatttcaaaacttttgaaaatcttttactAAAATGGCTAAATACAGAAAAGAACAGCCCAGGTGAATTTCTCCTGTGGGGATTAATAAAGTAGTCATTCTGTAGCAGATGGAATGAAAATATCTGTAGGTACCGGCCACAAGTACACCTTCAGAAGGCTGGTAACATTATTCACCACCTGCAAATACTGTTCAAATCCAATAAGCTGAACATACTTGTTTtccataaaaataattagaagTTATGAACttattccagaaaaaaaaaattcccttttttctgttattgatTCTGTATGGAGAGattatagttttttattttgtcatttatttatttttaatgagcaaactcatttaaaatttcttttaaaactgacactgagatttttctttatgGTCGAGCACATTTGCTGGACCAGTTTTTGTATTTGCCGTTTCATACCAAGTTTGTAAGACATATGAATTTAGAATGGGtcataaacataataaaattgggaaaaaaagacactAAGACCACCATTGTGGTtattatataaatgtatatattttctgaaaatatgatACTGctagtttttgtctttattataaGTCAGAGTAAATAAATCGCAGCTGCACTTGGAGGCATTCTGGGAGAAAATTACAAGTTTTGCTTGCAGCTGGAAGGAGTTGTGTATACTATTAAAAACCACGgttatttatgatttttctgTGGGGTGCATCTTTTGTCTTCAGTCAAACATTGTTCTTAGTCAAGAAACTAACGCAtgtcaaaaatagaaaaaattgattaaaaaaaagaaataaaaaaaagacaaaagaccAGCCTGTCGGCCATTGACAGGGCACAGCTTGTCGATGGCCGTTAAATTTGTCAAATTGTCCCAACTCAGTTCAACCCTTTAGTTCGTCAGGAGAAATATAGATTGATTAGCTCAAAGTTATAATGACAACCTCAAGATTTTTCGAAGATGGGCCTGAGTTTTAAAAACTCAGGCCCATCTCCAACACCATTACTGGGAAGACATACAATTACAGACACTATGCCATCATCAAGTATCAGGGCAATGATTTGAGACAGGGATCCTGACGctaattatttgaaaaagcCTTGATTAAGACTGTAATGATACTTGGGTCAGATTGGAAGACCTTTCATAAAACAGATAGTTTAGCCcccattattttatatttacaatttCAGGGTtccccccagtgtattataagcctggtgggccaccaggctttacttgagCCCCCAGAAGGCTGAGCATTGCTTATTTGTTtaagtcttttaaaaatgtttgcattttttaagactctatagttggtgttcaggtattaatcttccaataataCATAATTACCAAGTGATCTcttaaaatttcctgtcaattttaagcatttttaaactcaaaaacacgacagGTGGCTGGATGAATGACTACCCTGGCACCCAACCACTGggtttagcaagttttctgggggaaaccttgaatttgttttaaatatataggTATTTTGGGGAAAAATGAGTTCCAATTGATTCCTAAAAAAAAGCCCTAGGTCTTAAAAATGTGTGATAGacacagaaacatattttaagagACAAAACTTAACTTACTGTTGGGGATTGTGCAGCCATTTTCTTGGAGCGAGAAAGCTTCTCCTCCAAATCCTCTATGACTTCTTCCAACTGCTGTTTCTTCTGCTGAAGGCCTTCATCTCTGTACTTTGCCCACTCTCCATTAGGCCACAGTGTCTGTGCTAATGTTCATTTGCTTGTCGCCCACCTGcaaacacatatacacacattttATGGAAAAACTCATATAGAAGGGTTTCGCAACATACACATAGCACACCTGAGGCACAAAGTGCAATGTACACACAAACAGCATATCAATTATCCTGGTTCAGAACATTGCAAACCAGCCAGCTGCTGCATTCTTAAAGCATCATTTTTTAAGATCTGTTACCAACAGAGCTTAAAATATACAATAACACCAAATTTATCAAGTCAATGGCTTCACAAAAATGAACATGAGTGGCAATCC is part of the Xiphophorus hellerii strain 12219 chromosome 9, Xiphophorus_hellerii-4.1, whole genome shotgun sequence genome and encodes:
- the mier2 gene encoding mesoderm induction early response protein 2; the protein is MAAQSPTVSELPLEELLALYGYQVSNPQKETCPITTTLPDMTLDKDQKTKDLFHGKKEKQASAFDLTSSNTSDLLPSLQDGYKATTVSSSDDDTDDSSIPSNEEHKEIMVGSMYQAKIPPINPHLSEERAYNHDDQVLWRPGVLPVQEVEKFLQNVQRLGGKEGAVWTQTATIQDNEQALYELVKCNFNAEEALRRLRFNVKVFSEELCSWSEEECRNFENGYRVYGKNFHLIQANKVRTRSVGECVAYYYMWKKSERHMFFTQQATRVSRKKYIMQSENIEDGDQDGEGGDLEGSNSSLGLLSQISITSGQMESRFPSSTSLDLNKQDGELVMSLSELCPDECPQQLFDCPFSYPSMDELGDADSDRPSAPVQLQSQPSDQCSEWGRGNPPSRLDDDHGFLNSCFYHLQMHGRPFVSDGPGCGAAGGGTHASRRLQVEFNLPSTSASSAAVLSSNFQAFGSLLHP